The Eubalaena glacialis isolate mEubGla1 chromosome 16, mEubGla1.1.hap2.+ XY, whole genome shotgun sequence genome segment AAACTGTCTCTGCCTGAATTTAACTGGATCAGACTGATGTGCAATTTATGCCCCAGGGTATCATTAAAAGCAATAGAGCAATCTGCCAATAATTATTGGAGCCTAACGCCTGGTGTAATGTCAAGAGTCAGATAGCTTAACAGAGAAATCAGGGGGAAAGACAGTCAAGAAAGTCCTGCtgtggacttccgtggtggttcagtggttaagagtctgcctgccaatgcaggggacacgggttccatccctggtccgggaagatcccacatgccgtggagcaactaagcccgtgtgccacaactactgagcctgcatgctctagagccctcatgctgcaactactgagcccacatgctgcaactactgaagcctgtgcaccctagagcccctgctccgcaacaagagaagccaccgcaatgagaggcccgcacactgcaatgaagagtaccccctgctcgccacaactagagaaagcctgcacgcagctacgaagacccagcacaaccaaaaataaataaataataataatttttaaaaaagagagtccCACTAAAATCAAGGCAACTGTGTGCTTGCTCAAGGCTGCACTTTCCAAGGAGCAACACTGAGGTTTCACACTATGGGGGAAATAGATTTCACTAAAAAAGCCTAGCCAAATCATGAAACAAATAAACATGCTTCAACAATAAGTACAAGCCttaaaggaggaggagaggaaacagTATTCAGAGCAGCtataatatattatgtaaaatGTCTAGTTTttaactacagaaaaaaaaaatgaaacatgcaaagaaacagaactGTGTGACCCATACACAGGAGAAAAAAGCAGGCAACAGAAACTGCCTGTGAGAGGGCCCAGATGTCAGATTTCACAAAGAGTTTGAAGTAGCTGTTATAAATATGtccaaagaactaaaagaaaccaTGCTTGAAGGTATGAAGGCAATGGCACATCAAATAGAGattatcaataaagagataggaATTATAataaagaaccaaatgaaaatccTGGAGTTAAAAAGTACCAAAGTGAAAAATGTGTTAAAGAGGCTCAGCAGTAGAtttgaactagaagaaaaaagggTAGCAAACTTGAAGTTAGATCAATAGAGAATACGTAATTTGAAGACCAGAGAAAAAAGTAGAGTGAAGAAAAtttaacagagcctcagagaatgTGAGAATcctttaaacacaccaacataaGCACAATGGGAGTACCAGAACTAGAGGAGAAAAACAGTGAAGCAGGAAAAAATTCaaggaaataatagctgaaaagtgTCAAATTAGCTGAGAAACATTAAGCCACACATCCAAGAAACCCAATTAACTCCAAGTGAGATAAATACTAAGAGATTCACACCCAGACACACTGAAGCAAAAATGTTGAAAGCCAAAATTGatggaaaaatattgaaagcagcaaaagaaaaatgactcatccatacaaaggaactccAATGAGAATAACAGATGATTTCTTTCTGGAAAAGATGGAGGCCAGAATATAGTGGGATGAcacaaatgctgaaagaaaaaaaaagaaaacacctgtCAGCCAAGAATCTTAGCTCAGCAAaataatctttcaaaaatgaaggcaaaataaagatattaccagataaacagaaaaatgagagaatttgATGCTAGAATACACACCTTTATAAGAgatactaaaggaagttcttcaggttaAAAGCAAGTAAACCCAGACAAAAATTTGAGtccatcaaaaccacaaagagcaCTGGTAGAGGAAATGATGTATTTATACATGACAGTGTAAATGCATACTTTGTCTTCTGTCTTTTCATACctgattttaaaagcaatttaataaaacaatatagatgtaaaatcttcaacaaaatatcaaCATGCCAAATTTAGCAATACATAAAAGGATTATAAACaataaccaagtgggatttatcccaagaatgcaaggttggCTTACCATCCTAAAATAAACTGATGTAATACATCATAGCAATAGAGTAAAGGACAGAAATGACATGATCGTCTCAGTAGATTCAGAAAAGGAATTTGACAAAAGCCAATACTCCTTCGTGatgaaaactctcaacaaactaggaataaaatggAGCTTCCTCAACCAGATCAaggacatctacaaaaaacccatagttaacattatgcttagtggtgaaagactgaatgctctccccctaaaatcaagaacaagacaaagatattaTTTCTAACATTTCTATTCATCATTGTGCTGGAAATTCTAGCTAGTACAACTGGGCAAGAAAATACAGTAGTTGTCATACAGgttaggaaggaagaagtaaaatgatctctCTTTGCAtatgacattttataaatatatatatactagagAGTCTACTAAAAAACCATTAGTACTAATAAATTAAGTAAAGTGTCAGGATACAAGATCAGTATACACAAAaatctatttctataaaataaaaataataaaactgaaggtgagattaagaaaacaactctacttacaattgcatcaaaatgaataaaataaaagatgatacaaatagatggagagatataccatgttcttggattggaagaatcaacattgtgaaaatgactctactacacaaagcaatctacagattcaatgcaatccctatcaaactaccactggcatttttcacagaactagaacaaaaaatttcacaatttgtatggaaacacaaaagaccccgaatagccaaagcaatcttgagaacgaaaaatggagctggaggaatcaggctccctgacttcagactatattacaaagctacagtaatcaagacagtttggtactggcacaaaaacagaaacataggtcaatggaacaggatagaaagcccagagataaacccacgcacatatggtcaccttatctttgataaaggaggcaagcatatacagtggagaaaagacagcctcttcaataagtggtgctgggaaaactggacaggtacatgtaaaagtatgaaattagaacactccctgacaccatacacaaaaataaactcaaaatggattaaagacctaagtgtaaggccagacactatcaaactcttagaggaaaacataggcagaacactctatgacataaatcacagcaagatcctttttgacccagctcctagagaaatggaaataaaaacacaaataaacaaatgggacctaatgaaacttaaaagcttttgcacagcaaaggaaaccataaacaagaccaaaagacaaccctcagaatgggagaaaatatttgcaaatgaagcaactgacaaaggattaatctccaagatttacaagcagctcatgcagctcaataacaaaaaaacaaacaacccaatccaaaaatgggcagaagacctaaatagacatttctccaaagaagatatacagattgccaacagacacatgaaagaatgctcaacatcattaatcattagagaaatgcaaatcaaaacaacaatgagatatcatctcacaccagtcagaatggccatcatcaaaaaatctagaaacaataaatgctggagagggtgtggtgaaaagggaacactcttgcactgttgatgggaatgtaaattgatacagccactatggagaacagtatggaggttccttaaaaaactaaaaatagaactaccatatgtcccagcaatcccactactgggcatataccctgagaaaaccataattcaaaaagagtcatgtaccaaaatgttcattgcagctctatttacaatagccaggacatggaagcaacctaagtgtccatcattggatgaatggataaagaagatgtggcacatatatacaatggaatattactcagccataaaaagaaatgaaatggaggtatttgtagtgaggtggatggagttagagtctgtcatacagagtgaagtaagtcagaaagagaaaaacaaatacagtatgctaacacatatacatagaatctaaggaaaaaaaaaaaaaggtcatgaagaacctagtggcaagacgggaataaagacacagacctactagagaatggacttgaggatatggggagggggaggggtaagatgtgacagggtgagagagtggcatggacgtatatacactaccaaatgtaaaatagatagctagtgggaagcagccgcatagcacagggagatcagctcggtgctttgtgaccacctagaggggtgggatagggagggtgggaaggagggagatgcaagagggaagagatatggggacatatgtatatgtataactgattcactttgttataaagcagaaactaacacaccattgtaaagcaattatactccaataaagatgttttaaaataaataaataaataaaataaaaataaaacataaaaaaaaaaagaaaaaggatagtgAAAAGCCGATGAAATCCAAGTAAGTCTGCAGTTTAGTTAATAGCATTTACCAATGTTAATCCATTAGTTTCGACAATGGTACTACAGTTTACGTAAGATGttataggaactctctgtaccatTTTTGGGGCAACATTTCAGTAAgtctaaaaataatttcaaaataaaaaatttaaaaaaataaaatacgtatgaataaatttaacaaaagaagtgtaaaattcatactttgaaaattacaacatattgttgaaagaaattaaagaaggctTAAGTGAATgtaaagacatcccatgtttatGAAttagaagacaatattgttaaacTGGCAATACTCCTCAAATCAGTTTAAAGGTCCAATGCAATTCTTCTCTAAGTCCCAGCTGACTTCTTTGCAGAGATgtacaagctgattctaaaattgatatggaaatgcaagggacccagaatagccaaaacctTGTCAAAGAAGAccaagttggaagactcacacttcttgatttcaaaacctaCTGCATAGCTACAGTAAGAcagtggtactggcataaagatagaaatacatagctaaatgaataaaattgagaAAGAAGCCTTCAAATTTATTATCAATTGATATTTACAAGGGTGCCGATGCCATTAACTGGGAGGCAgggaagaacagtcttttcaacaaatgcttctgagacaactggatatctatGTGCAAAAGAGTGAATTTGGGCTCCTACCTCACATCAAACTCACAGATGaagtcaaaatggatcatagaactaaatgtaagagcaaATAAACCTCTTAGAAGAAAGTATTGCATTAAATTTTTCTGACCTGGGTTAGGCAAAGACTTCTTGGATACAACACCAAAAATAGAAGCAACACaagaataaataactaaattttacttcatcaaaataaaaaacttttgtgcatcaaaagataccatcaagaaagtgaaaatattgaatacaacccacagaatggagcAAAGCATTTGCAAGTTATGAATAacaaaggatttgtatccagagTATGTAGAGAACatttacaactcaacaaaaaaagactatgacccaatttttaaaaatgtgcaaaggattttaatagacatttctccaaaaagatatacaaataactaataaacatatgctcaacatcattaatatttaaacaaaagcaaattaaaaccacaacgagatactacttcacacccattaaAATGGCTCAAATCAAAATGACAGATATCAACAAGCATTGACAAGGAAgtggggaaattggaaccctcatgcactgctgaCCGGAATGTAacatggtgcagctgctttgggaaACAGTCTGGCATTTCCTTTAATGGTTAagtatagagttaccatatgatccaggaatcccactcctaggtatatgtccaagggaaatgaaaatctatgtccacacaaaaacttgtaaaccagtgttcatagcagcattattcatagtagcccaaGTGCTCATTAtcaatgaatgggtaaataaaatgtgctatatccatataatggaatagtgTTTgttaatagaaagaaataaagtactGATTGTGCTACAACAGTGAcacatcttgaaaacattatactaagtaagAGAATCCAGTCACAAGGAGCATATATTGtgtgagtccatttatatgaaatgtccagaacagacaAATATATAggaatagaaagtagattagtggttgcctagggctgggagaATGAAGGGACACCTAAGGGgtccagggtttctttttgagggtAATGacaaagtgttctaaaattgattatggtgaTAGTTAACTCTGTCaaaatactaaaagccattgaattgtacattttaaatgtgtggattgtatgatatgtaaattatatctcaataaagctgtttttaaaagttaatgaaatataaatggcaaaaaatataagaaagatacACAACATCTCAGTAATCAGGCAATGAGAAGACATCTAATGCCACCATACTGGCAAAGTTCATATACCTGATAATATCTGTGGAGTGACCAGGTGTCCCATCCACTGCATACAGGTTTATGTCAGTTTTGTAGAAGTTATaataagcatatatatttttttgggaTACATACCTAtttgctaaaattataaaataaagcatGAGAATGAttaacacacacatttttaaaaaaaggtaatgaaGACAACTTTGTAATATACCAAGTAGTCCAGAGAAAAGAAGGCTCAATATACAATAAGTAGAATATATTTGGGAATCATAGATTatcttcagaatatataaaggaatatAAACGGTTGTGGTGAGAATGGGTCCAAATCCAGAACCAGAAATACCAcgattttattgaatttttttattttgcagaAGTTATCGTTAAATGACAAGCGTTCAGTCAGCtagttctttataaaaatattcattttttattttttccttaagattcaaaaattttagtcttctttcaaaaatattcattttttatttttccttaagattaaaaaatttctttaaaaaatatttaaaatatttcagtcttCCCtcaacacaccacacacacacagaaaacaccCTCAGGTTCTCTGTAAGGAATAAACAATTACTGATTATTTGTGCTTCCTGGGTGGGAAGGAGGACTAATTGATAAAATGCTCTTTGCAAATTTCCTTAAAAGTTTATGGGACTGAATTCTTTATCCACATCACCTGGTGTGTTGTTTTGGCACTAATAATAcatgtttaaatttaatttaaagatgCTTTGTACATAATAGGCAAGCAAACAACATAAACACAAAATATCATTCATCACCATGAAGTTATATGACGTGAGGACCTGGGTTTCCAGGCTCCTACTTTGTAAATCCAGACTGAATGCCAACCCTAACTGACCAGGTGTACATAATCTACGTGGTGGTCTTTCCTATGTTTCAACTTGCATCACATGAAACCTATTACTGTAAGACCCTGAAAATAAGAGAGAGTTACATAGGATCATCATCTCCATATCATTTTCTACTAGTGTTTCCAAACTTGTCTGTACACTAGAATCAccaagagattttttaaattccaaagccTGGGCCACACCCCAAACCAGCTGAACCACAATCACTGTGGTTAAGCTACAGGCATCAGTAAGTAGTTTATGAAGTTCTTCTGAAGATTCCAGTGTGCAGACAAGTTTGGGAATTGGCTCTAGTACAGTgctaaagaaaaggagaaacaggCAAAGAATGATgattttcagtatttaaaaaataggcatttaaaaaaagattttaacatGCCTTATATTCTAtagtattaattatatttctgGTGATTGACAGCTAGTGAAAATATTATATTCTAAAaggccatttaaaaattatttggaatttggGATGCCTTTCTCCCTCTTAATTGTAATTGTGTCACTGACCCACTCAGAGACCATTGCTTTTTAGCCTCTTCGGGCTCTCGGAGAATGAGGCGGTCAGGCGCAAGCTGCAGCTGAGTGTCTCCGGTAGCTATGCTAGTAAAGGCTCTCAGGGCAGGAAGGTAGGAAGGCAGGATGGGGGATGGGGCATAGGGGAGAGTCAAGATCTGGGCATGAGATTCCTCACAGAAAGGTCTTGGAAAGATTTTGGTGCCAAAGAAGCCAAATCATGGGGAGGCCATTTACAATTTGGATATATGTAAATCAGGGactgtaattttaaatgtataatataattAACTTTCTTATCAAATAATCTTAAATTAGAAGTTTAATATGAATAAGTTCAGCCCAAAAGTTTTATGGTATATCACTTATCATTTATGACCTCACTAAAATATTATATACTAtctctttgtgattttattttgcatttttctgatgactaaTGACACAGAGTCTCTTTGTGTGGTTGTTTGCCATATGTATACCTTCTTTGAGGAAGTTTATTTTCAAacacttggtattttttttttttttttttttttgtgaaggtTCTGTGTTTTTATTGATTAGAATTGTGTACAGTTGTAATCCTTCCATCATACACATAATATACAGTAACTATCAAGTGTCTGATACTAAAATAACTTACTGACAAATTCTAATATTGAACACAATAATTCCatctctattaaaaataaaaaaaaccactGAGTATCTTGGAAAATTTAAATTCAGACCGTTATTTAACAATTTGGAAATCTGAGTAATCCAACTTTAAGATGACTTTCTCATTGTTGAAGCTTGCTCTGTCAATGTGTGATTTGGGACTTCCTCTTGTCTGAAGCCATTCCTGCATATGACGTactttggaggtgggaccttgcAATTGTCCTTGCACTGTGCCCTGGTCAGTGTTCTGGACCCAGCCTACTAATCCAAGCTTTTTACCCTCAGCCTGAGTGTACTTGCGGAAAAACACACCTTGCACTTTCCCAAAAACTTCATAATCCACTGATATCAGGGTGTCCCCTTCTGCCATACTCATGCTCAGACCTGGGGCCCGTACAAGGCAGCCGAACGTGCTAAGAAAGGCTATCAGCAGGCCCACTCCCGCTAAGGGGGCAGACACCGGAATCCTGCGGCAGAATGACTTGAGGGCACATCTAGGCGCTCTGTCTTTTGCCAGAGAAGGGCACACCCCAGGATCTGAGACCATCGCTCTGAGAAAAATCCACTTGGTATTTTTTAATCGAATTGTTCTTATGGAATTGCAAGAGTTCTTTCTGGATAAAAGTCCTTTGTCATGTATGAGTTgtaattttttccccctaatctgTGGCTTCACTATAACtttcttaatattatttaaattggaagttttaaattttaagtccAACTCACCAAAAATTTTTATgatctttggggacttccctggcagtccagtggttaagactccgtgcttgccctgcaggggcatgggttcaacccctggtcagggaactaagatcccgcatgccacacattgcagccaacaaaaaaaaattttttttatgatctgtacttttctttttctcctaagaaatctttgctcaTCCAAGGTTACAAAGACTTAatgctattttcttttaaaagttctctttttaagtttttttttttttacaaattatttgtactgtttttttttggttttttaaaaaatttatttattatttatttattatttatttttggctgtgttgggtcttcgtttctgtgcgagggctttctctagttgtggcaagcgggggccactcttcaccgcgatgcgtgggcctctcactatcgtggcctcccttgttttatgtttagttttctgatctactttgagttaatttttgtttatggtgcgTTGTACAGGTTGACATTCATTTTTTGTGTATGGATGTCCAGTTCCAATatcttttgttgaaaagattatgctTTTCCCATAGAATTACCTTGgcaactttgtaaaaaaaaaaaaaaaatccattgaagTTATATGTATGGGTTTATATCTGGAATCTCTATTCTGTCTCATCGATCTATACATTTATagaccatattgttttgattactatacttcatttttaaatctttcacCATGTAGTATATCCTCTCTGAAAaagttttggctattctaggtcctttgaattttaatataaaattttaaatcagctGTTCAAATTCTAATAAAAATGCTGGGATTTGGGTTGGGGTTGTATTTAATTGTAGATTAATTTGAAGAGAATTGGAGAATTGACATTTTAGCATTATCGAGTCTTCCAGCCCATGGATATAATATATTTCTCCAATTATTcaggtttccttaatttctctcaagAATGTTTTGTAGTTTCTGATATACAGTCTTTTTACATCTCTTGCCAAGTTTATCTCTCAATATTCAAGTTttgaatggtattttaaaattcagtaatggtatttctttaaaaattttttaaattcattgtttggccacgccgtgcggcacgtgggatcttagttccctgaccagggatcgaatgcgCACCCCCTGTAGTGTAGGCActcagtcttaaccactggaccgccagggaagtcccaatgatgGTGTTTTACAATTTCCTTTtccaatttttcatcattaccatttaaaaatttttttaattaatttatttggccttGCCGCATGACATGCGTGCTCTTGAATCGAACCCACGcgcactgcagtggaagcagggaatcttaaccactggaccgccagggaagttacTGTTACTGTTTTGAAGTACACTTTTTATAATTACCTTATAGCTTGTGACTTGCTAAATTCACTAATCATTCTCgtagctatttttttctttattaggattttctctatatacaaccatgttgtctgtgaataaagaggtctgcttcttcctcatttttattGCATTAATGCACAGGCTGGGCCATCCagtacagttttatttatttattattattatttattttatttatttattttttggctgtgttgggtcttggttgctgtgcgcgggctttctctagttgcggcgagcggggactgctcttcattgcggtgcgtgggcttctcattgcggtggcctctcttgttgcggagcacaggctctaggcgcgcgggcttcagtagttgtagcacgcgggctcagtagttgtggctcgtgggctctagagcgcaggctcagtagttgtggtgcacaggctttgttgctccgtggcacatgggatcttcccggaccagggctcgaatctgtgtctcctgcattggcaggcggattcttaaccactgcgccaccagggaagccccagttttatttatttttatttttattttttaaattatttttggctgcgttgggtcttcgttgctgcgtgcgggctttctcatTGCAgcaggtgggggctactcttcgttgcggtgtgcaggcttctcattgcggtggcttctcttgttgcggagcatgggctctaggtgcgcaggcttcagtagttgtggcacatggcctcagtagttgtggcgtgtgggctcagtagctgtggctcatgggctctagagcgcaggctcagtagtcgttgcacacgggcttagatgctctacagcatgtgggatcttcccagaccagagcttgaacccatgtcccctgcattggcaggcagattctttttttttttttttaaacatctttattgaagtataattgctttacaatggtgtgttagcctctgctttataacaaagtgaatcagttatacatatacatatgttcccatatctcttccctcttgcatctccctccctcccaccctccctatcccacccctctaggtggtcacaaagcaccgagctgatctccctgtgctatgcggctggcaggcagattcttaaccactgcgccaccagggaagtccctacagttttattttattttttatttatttatttttggctgcattgggtcttcattgctgcgcacgggctttctctagttgcggtgagcggggtctactctttgttgcagtgcgcagtgttctcattgctgtggcttctcttcatggagcacgggctctaggcgtgcaggcttcagtagttgtggcacgtgggctcagcagttgtggctcgtgggctctagagcgcaggctcaaagttgtggcgcacgggcttagttgctccgcggcctgtgggatcttcccggaccagggctcgaacccgtgtcccctgcattggcaggcggattcttaaccactgtgccaccaggggagtcccttgaAGTCATTCTTAATTCCTCCTTTCCATTGCATTGGCTCTGCCATCTCATTATATTCAGTCTGGTCACTTCCCACTCACCCACGCCACTGTTGGCACATGGTCTGAACCACTGTCGTATGTCTACACTGCTTCAAAAACCTCTTAAGGAGTTTCCTGCTTCTACCCTTGCCCCTCAGACAGCAACCAAAGTGATGCATTAAAATTATGTCAGCACAAGCACATCAATTT includes the following:
- the LOC133076171 gene encoding acylphosphatase-1-like, with translation MVSDPGVCPSLAKDRAPRCALKSFCRRIPVSAPLAGVGLLIAFLSTFGCLVRAPGLSMSMAEGDTLISVDYEVFGKVQGVFFRKYTQAEGKKLGLVGWVQNTDQGTVQGQLQGPTSKVRHMQEWLQTRGSPKSHIDRASFNNEKVILKLDYSDFQIVK